The Lemur catta isolate mLemCat1 chromosome X, mLemCat1.pri, whole genome shotgun sequence genome has a window encoding:
- the LOC123628717 gene encoding uncharacterized protein CXorf49-like, with amino-acid sequence MPMPGPPCLHMHRGEFSSGDPNTRAPQAPGISQASTLTERVLKPRGPAPSSEPCRIGDQEPPVHAPRPERQQEPLGAQGCLRCAELERETDDLKERLAAMKCLLDKFQAQ; translated from the exons ATGCCAATGCCAGGGCCACCTTGCCTGCACATGCATCGTGGAGAATTCAGCAGTGGCGACCCCAACACCAGAGCCCCCCAAGCTCCAGGAATCTCACAGGCCTCGACCTTGACCGAGAGAGTCCTCAAGCCTagaggccctgcaccctccagtgagCCTTGTCGGATTG GTGACCAGGAGCCACCTGTCCATGCCCCAAGACCAGAAAGGCAACAGGAACCACTGGGAGCACAGGGCTGTCTTCGG TGTGCCgagctggagagagagacagacgacCTGAAAGAGCGATTAG CGGCCATGAAGTGCCTCCTCGACAAGTTCCAGGCGCAGTga